Proteins co-encoded in one Malus domestica chromosome 09, GDT2T_hap1 genomic window:
- the LOC114826923 gene encoding uncharacterized protein isoform X9, whose product MPGNEIEGRIHNFYEQDNYSRQSQVADNNWPVDIYNQWHGKQRETSNVQQLDFGRGRGGESLSFDKTYKQLAQKPELSHIQTRNQHLETNGFMLGWQDLQESQFFDDSSVLVPLALTSRGLSILQSEQENASCDSPTLTTNSERSEITEASSEFNFVGRQPQLVRGQQQGIPQIHSMQQSGYNDMQMLQQHLMFKKLQELQRQQQLQQFGDARQHNAVNQLSAINKQTSGVQFSPLINGTPVNDTPQMFMNWVQRGGSLGGQNVSNRVIFSQEQGQTLSSMGLAPQQFDASLYGTPVASGRGTMNQYSHLPVMSHDSENLLAKANDQMQKPAMQPSAFNNSFVGAHCTTASPDQVCSPQGAFVSQQGFQGKNVFGQVITQGSNCGSTLGNLQQGDTLQTNTSPQELSGKQDQAGWPGIFQQKTMQHGPSQGLVPLDPMEEKILFDMDDSTWDSSMGKQSDIGAGGFGNAFESSFPSLQSGSWSALMQSAVAEASSSDTGQQEEWSGLTFQNTELSTGNQPSNIVDNENQGSWADNNLQSVSSLSSKPFPMLNDSSVSSSFPGFPQPGIQFTPEHREGFHQDESHESIQKSPKSSSEWLDRNSQQVQPHMRLDNTWTSQSSKPEGDINEGMYNRNSENHMWNRDGDSRETSHQVQDNNKLDYGKHFISSNKEDNEGIGEKHHQMSNSSHVMQNSYGREGGTYEQQQNCYQRDNSYGRKSEDSSGMRLTAQTRVDQLKENSSIAQFGHPGFNPLSEGMIHPASNPNQMQMDSNLRGKNQTWSTLSPSQPLPQSHESSPRSRWDDKFGIGGQSSSPTSYKHGNSIAESTSSPTFSRNQLQTQHLFNVPGPSNQTTLPGSSAKHAPSNLALSQDTSQQIFVNSGGQQFPVLEAVPVSQPPFMSGMPARGGVSVKPQSLWTNNQSQQHLSGMETTSLASKELNGLNTQDSGYRSSEFGHSHTSLQGFNSAQEKQEEERMFDASQTGVRNVSDPSDFASGTLLNHSHLQDLGGIHHNDSNGLAPSARNLGFLGHALKHSHGFRHDHSRLHQVQGTKNEEADPSRRDLDVQQVTAMAGQQSIYGHNKDGELNSPSAHKLSPLGNSNATNFLTDAREGLSVKTSSESAFQAQGMVAFGESDSQSPSIGNDVLPNYAETSQPNLSMASNWFKQYGTFRNGQMQPTYDARLARSSAGQTSLVKPSQSLNIHSSVEQIDASEANRVWPSTATNLVTSEPFVAPYVLPSEVIDETMAIVRPKKRKIETSELLPWHKVTEGSKRVQDVSLAEQEWALSCNRLTEKVGHEFEMIEDGRPILRSKRRLIFTTQFLQQLLGPAPASILSADAALYYDSVTYFVAKLSLGDACTLTCSSSTDAPLNDSNTIGEKPKVSENTEMQYLSKAVEDFTNRSKKLENDLLRLDKVSILDLRLECQELERFSVINRFARFHIPQTATSGTTSSSGTVPTAPKPFPQRYVTGQPLPRHLPEGVHCLSL is encoded by the exons ATGCCTGGTAACGAAATTGAAGGCAGGATCCACAATTTTTATGAACAAGACAACTATTCCCGTCAATCTCAAGTTGCAGACAATAATTGGCCTGTTGATATTTATAATCAATGGCATGGAAAACAAAGAGAGACAAGTAATGTGCAACAACTAG ATTTTGGGAGAGGACGGGGCGGTGAGTCTTTGAGTTTTGATAAAACATATAAACAGTTGGCTCAGAAACCGGAATTGTCCCATATTCAAACTAGAAACCAACATCTGGAGACGAATGGGTTTATGCTTGGATGGCAGGATTTGCAGGAAAGCCAGTTTTTCGATGATAGCTCAGTTTTGGTTCCACTTGCTTTAACTTCGAGAGGCTTATCTATCCTTCAATCAGAGCAAGAAAATGCATCGTGCGATAGTCCCACTTTGACAACCAATTCAGAAAGGTCTGAAATTACTGAAGCTTCCAGTGAGTTTAACTTTGTTGGAAGGCAGCCACAACTTGTGAGGGGACAACAACAAGGCATTCCACAGATTCACTCGATGCAGCAGTCTGGGTACAATGACATGCAGATGTTGCAGCAGCACCTGATGTTTAAGAAACTGCAAGAACTTCAGAGGCAGCAGCAACTACAACAGTTCGGTGATGCAAGGCAACATAATGCAGTAAATCAGCTCTCTGCAATTAATAAGCAGACTTCAGGGGTTCAGTTTTCACCTCTAATCAATGGAACACCCGTTAATGATACGCCACAAATGTTTATGAACTGGGTGCAGAGGGGTGGATCTCTGGGAGGACAAAATGTTTCTAATAGAGTTATTTTTTCTCAAGAGCAAGGTCAAACTTTGAGCTCAATGGGTCTTGCTCCTCAGCAGTTTGATGCATCTTTATATGGTACTCCTGTTGCTAGTGGAAGAGGGACTATGAATCAGTATTCCCATCTTCCGGTGATGTCTCATGATTCTGAAAATTTGTTGGCCAAGGCTAATGATCAAATGCAGAAGCCTGCTATGCAGCCATCAGCCTTCAATAACTCATTTGTAGGTGCTCATTGTACGACTGCTTCTCCGGACCAGGTTTGCTCACCTCAAGGGGCGTTTGTATCCCAACAAGGCTTTCAGGGAAAAAATGTATTTGGACAAGTTATTACTCAAGGTTCAAATTGTGGATCCACATTGGGTAACCTCCAACAAGGGGATACCTTGCAAACAAATACATCACCACAGGAGCTCAGTGGAAAGCAAGATCAAGCTGGCTGGCCGGGAATCTTCCAGCAAAAAACAATGCAGCATGGCCCTTCCCAGGGTTTGGTTCCCCTTGATCCAATGGAAGAGAAGATTTTGTTTGACATGGATGATAGTACTTGGGATTCGTCTATGGGAAAGCAGAGTGATATTGGGGCTGGAGGCTTTGGAAATGCATTCGAAAGTTCATTTCCTTCTCTCCAAAGTGGAAGCTGGAGCGCGCTTATGCAGTCTGCTGTAGCAGAAGCTTCTAGTAGTGATACCGGCCAACAGGAGGAGTGGAGTGGATTGACTTTTCAGAATACCGAGCTGTCAACTGGTAATCAGCCTTCAAACATCGTGGACAATGAGAACCAAGGAAGTTGGGCTGATAACAATCTGCAGAGTGTCTCTTCCTTAAGTTCAAAACCTTTTCCCATGCTTAATGACTCAAGTGTTAGTTCTAGCTTCCCTGGCTTTCCACAGCCAGGCATccaattcacacctgagcatcGAGAAGGGTTTCACCAGGATGAATCTCATGAATCCATTCAGAAGTCTCCCAAAAGTTCTAGCGAGTGGTTGGATCGTAACTCTCAACAGGTTCAGCCACATATGCGTTTGGACAACACATGGACCAGTCAAAGCAGTAAACCAGAAG GTGATATTAACGAAGGCATGTACAATAGGAACTCTGAGAACCATATGTGGAATAGGGATGGTGATTCCAGG GAAACCAGTCACCAAGTCCAAGATAATAATAAGCTTGATTACGGGAAACATTTTATATCTAGCAACAAGGAGGATAATGAGGGCATTGGAGAAAAACATCATCAAATGAGTAACAGCTCTCATGTTATGCAAAACTCTTATGGGAGGGAAGGTGGAACATATGAGCAGCAGCAAAATTGCTACCAGAGGGACAACTCGTATGGCCGGAAATCAGAGGATTCTAGCGGCATGCGTTTGACTGCACAAACAAG GGTTGATCAGTTGAAGGAGAATAGTTCTATCGCACAGTTTGGCCATCCTGGATTTAACCCACTATCTGAG GGTATGATCCATCCAGCTAGTAATCCAAATCAAATGCAAATGGATTCTAATTTAAGAGGGAAAAATCAGACCTGGTCCACTCTGTCCCCTTCTCAACCTTTGCCCCAATCACATGAATCATCACCGAGATCCCGTTGGGATGATAAATTTGGTATCGGGGGACAATCGAGCAGCCCTACGTCTTATAAGCATGGAAACTCTATTGCAGAAAGCACATCCAGTCCTACATTTTCAAGGAATCAGCTTCAAACACAACATCTGTTTAATGTACCTGGTCCATCTAATCAAACAACATTACCTGGTTCTTCTGCAAAGCATGCACCTTCCAACCTTGCTCTATCTCAAGATACTTCTCAGCAAATTTTTGTCAACTCTGGTGGTCAACAATTCCCTGTTCTTGAAGCTGTTCCAGTTTCTCAGCCTCCTTTTATGTCAGGCATGCCTGCACGGGGTGGAGTATCAGTGAAGCCGCAGAGTTTGTGGACAAATAACCAAAGCCAGCAACATCTTTCTGGCATGGAAACTACTTCGTTGGCTTCAAAGGAGCTAAATGGTCTAAATACCCAGGACAGTGGATATAGATCATCTGAATTTGGCCATTCCCATACGAGTTTACAAGGATTCAATTCTGCACAAGAGAAACAGGAGGAAGAGAGGATGTTTGATGCTTCACAGACAGGGGTAAGGAATGTCTCCGATCCTAGTGATTTTGCCTCTGGTACATTGTTGAATCATTCGCACCTGCAGGATCTTGGTGGAATACATCATAATGACAGCAATGGCCTGGCTCCCTCTGCAAGAAATCTTGGATTTCTTGGCCATGCTTTAAAACATTCACATGGATTTCGTCATGACCACTCCCGGCTGCACCAAGTGCAGGGTACGAAGAATGAAGAGGCTGATCCAAGTAGGAGGGATCTGGATGTACAACAGGTAACTGCTATGGCAGGACAGCAGTCAATTTATGGTCATAACAAGGATGGTGAACTGAATTCTCCATCAGCTCACAAGTTATCGCCACTTGGAAATTCCAACGCAACAAATTTCCTGACGGATGCAAGAGAAGGTCTAAGTGTAAAAACTTCTTCAGAATCTGCCTTCCAAGCCCAAGGCATGGTTGCATTTGGTGAAAGTGATTCTCAGAGTCCATCTATTGGCAATGATGTGTTACCTAATTATGCTGAAACTTCTCAGCCCAATCTAAGCATGGCATCGAACTGGTTTAAACAGTATGGGACCTTCAGAAATGGGCAGATGCAACCAACGTATGATGCAAGGCTTGCTAGGTCTTCTGCAGGGCAGACCTCGCTTGTGAAGCCTTCGCAAAGCCTAAACATACATTCTTCTGTGGAACAGATAGATGCTTCTGAGGCTAACAGAGTATGGCCAAGTACAGCTACCAATTTGGTAACAAGCGAACCCTTTGTAGCCCCTTATGTGTTACCTTCAGAAGTCATTGATGAAACTATGGCGATCGTGAGACCAAAGAAACGCAAAATTGAAACATCAGAGCTTCTACCATGGCACAAAGTGACAGAAGGTTCCAAAAGGGTTCAAGATGTCAG TCTGGCAGAGCAAGAATGGGCCTTGTCATGCAATCGGCTGACTGAGAAA GTTGGACATGAGTTTGAAATGATTGAAGATGGACGTCCAATCCTTCGATCTAAGAGAAGGCTTATCTTCACAACACAGTTTCTGCAGCAATTGCTCGGCCCTGCACCAGCATCCATTCTCTCAGCAGACGCTGCTTTGTACTATGATAGTGTGACATATTTTGTTGCTAAATTATCATTAGGGGATGCGTGCACCCTGACCTGCAGCAGCAGTACTGATGCGCCACTGAACGACAGTAATAC GATTGGGGAAAAGCCTAAAGTTTCTGAAAATACTGAAATGCAGTATTTA
- the LOC114826923 gene encoding uncharacterized protein isoform X8, with amino-acid sequence MPGNEIEGRIHNFYEQDNYSRQSQVADNNWPVDIYNQWHGKQRETSNVQQLDFGRGRGGESLSFDKTYKQLAQKPELSHIQTRNQHLETNGFMLGWQDLQESQFFDDSSVLVPLALTSRGLSILQSEQENASCDSPTLTTNSERSEITEASSEFNFVGRQPQLVRGQQQGIPQIHSMQQSGYNDMQMLQQHLMFKKLQELQRQQQLQQFGDARQHNAVNQLSAINKQTSGVQFSPLINGTPVNDTPQMFMNWVQRGGSLGGQNVSNRVIFSQEQGQTLSSMGLAPQQFDASLYGTPVASGRGTMNQYSHLPVMSHDSENLLAKANDQMQKPAMQPSAFNNSFVGAHCTTASPDQVCSPQGAFVSQQGFQGKNVFGQVITQGSNCGSTLGNLQQGDTLQTNTSPQELSGKQDQAGWPGIFQQKTMQHGPSQGLVPLDPMEEKILFDMDDSTWDSSMGKQSDIGAGGFGNAFESSFPSLQSGSWSALMQSAVAEASSSDTGQQEEWSGLTFQNTELSTGNQPSNIVDNENQGSWADNNLQSVSSLSSKPFPMLNDSSVSSSFPGFPQPGIQFTPEHREGFHQDESHESIQKSPKSSSEWLDRNSQQVQPHMRLDNTWTSQSSKPEGDINEGMYNRNSENHMWNRDGDSRETSHQVQDNNKLDYGKHFISSNKEDNEGIGEKHHQMSNSSHVMQNSYGREGGTYEQQQNCYQRDNSYGRKSEDSSGMRLTAQTSRVDQLKENSSIAQFGHPGFNPLSEGMIHPASNPNQMQMDSNLRGKNQTWSTLSPSQPLPQSHESSPRSRWDDKFGIGGQSSSPTSYKHGNSIAESTSSPTFSRNQLQTQHLFNVPGPSNQTTLPGSSAKHAPSNLALSQDTSQQIFVNSGGQQFPVLEAVPVSQPPFMSGMPARGGVSVKPQSLWTNNQSQQHLSGMETTSLASKELNGLNTQDSGYRSSEFGHSHTSLQGFNSAQEKQEEERMFDASQTGVRNVSDPSDFASGTLLNHSHLQDLGGIHHNDSNGLAPSARNLGFLGHALKHSHGFRHDHSRLHQVQGTKNEEADPSRRDLDVQQVTAMAGQQSIYGHNKDGELNSPSAHKLSPLGNSNATNFLTDAREGLSVKTSSESAFQAQGMVAFGESDSQSPSIGNDVLPNYAETSQPNLSMASNWFKQYGTFRNGQMQPTYDARLARSSAGQTSLVKPSQSLNIHSSVEQIDASEANRVWPSTATNLVTSEPFVAPYVLPSEVIDETMAIVRPKKRKIETSELLPWHKVTEGSKRVQDVSLAEQEWALSCNRLTEKVGHEFEMIEDGRPILRSKRRLIFTTQFLQQLLGPAPASILSADAALYYDSVTYFVAKLSLGDACTLTCSSSTDAPLNDSNTIGEKPKVSENTEMQYLSKAVEDFTNRSKKLENDLLRLDKVSILDLRLECQELERFSVINRFARFHIPQTATSGTTSSSGTVPTAPKPFPQRYVTGQPLPRHLPEGVHCLSL; translated from the exons ATGCCTGGTAACGAAATTGAAGGCAGGATCCACAATTTTTATGAACAAGACAACTATTCCCGTCAATCTCAAGTTGCAGACAATAATTGGCCTGTTGATATTTATAATCAATGGCATGGAAAACAAAGAGAGACAAGTAATGTGCAACAACTAG ATTTTGGGAGAGGACGGGGCGGTGAGTCTTTGAGTTTTGATAAAACATATAAACAGTTGGCTCAGAAACCGGAATTGTCCCATATTCAAACTAGAAACCAACATCTGGAGACGAATGGGTTTATGCTTGGATGGCAGGATTTGCAGGAAAGCCAGTTTTTCGATGATAGCTCAGTTTTGGTTCCACTTGCTTTAACTTCGAGAGGCTTATCTATCCTTCAATCAGAGCAAGAAAATGCATCGTGCGATAGTCCCACTTTGACAACCAATTCAGAAAGGTCTGAAATTACTGAAGCTTCCAGTGAGTTTAACTTTGTTGGAAGGCAGCCACAACTTGTGAGGGGACAACAACAAGGCATTCCACAGATTCACTCGATGCAGCAGTCTGGGTACAATGACATGCAGATGTTGCAGCAGCACCTGATGTTTAAGAAACTGCAAGAACTTCAGAGGCAGCAGCAACTACAACAGTTCGGTGATGCAAGGCAACATAATGCAGTAAATCAGCTCTCTGCAATTAATAAGCAGACTTCAGGGGTTCAGTTTTCACCTCTAATCAATGGAACACCCGTTAATGATACGCCACAAATGTTTATGAACTGGGTGCAGAGGGGTGGATCTCTGGGAGGACAAAATGTTTCTAATAGAGTTATTTTTTCTCAAGAGCAAGGTCAAACTTTGAGCTCAATGGGTCTTGCTCCTCAGCAGTTTGATGCATCTTTATATGGTACTCCTGTTGCTAGTGGAAGAGGGACTATGAATCAGTATTCCCATCTTCCGGTGATGTCTCATGATTCTGAAAATTTGTTGGCCAAGGCTAATGATCAAATGCAGAAGCCTGCTATGCAGCCATCAGCCTTCAATAACTCATTTGTAGGTGCTCATTGTACGACTGCTTCTCCGGACCAGGTTTGCTCACCTCAAGGGGCGTTTGTATCCCAACAAGGCTTTCAGGGAAAAAATGTATTTGGACAAGTTATTACTCAAGGTTCAAATTGTGGATCCACATTGGGTAACCTCCAACAAGGGGATACCTTGCAAACAAATACATCACCACAGGAGCTCAGTGGAAAGCAAGATCAAGCTGGCTGGCCGGGAATCTTCCAGCAAAAAACAATGCAGCATGGCCCTTCCCAGGGTTTGGTTCCCCTTGATCCAATGGAAGAGAAGATTTTGTTTGACATGGATGATAGTACTTGGGATTCGTCTATGGGAAAGCAGAGTGATATTGGGGCTGGAGGCTTTGGAAATGCATTCGAAAGTTCATTTCCTTCTCTCCAAAGTGGAAGCTGGAGCGCGCTTATGCAGTCTGCTGTAGCAGAAGCTTCTAGTAGTGATACCGGCCAACAGGAGGAGTGGAGTGGATTGACTTTTCAGAATACCGAGCTGTCAACTGGTAATCAGCCTTCAAACATCGTGGACAATGAGAACCAAGGAAGTTGGGCTGATAACAATCTGCAGAGTGTCTCTTCCTTAAGTTCAAAACCTTTTCCCATGCTTAATGACTCAAGTGTTAGTTCTAGCTTCCCTGGCTTTCCACAGCCAGGCATccaattcacacctgagcatcGAGAAGGGTTTCACCAGGATGAATCTCATGAATCCATTCAGAAGTCTCCCAAAAGTTCTAGCGAGTGGTTGGATCGTAACTCTCAACAGGTTCAGCCACATATGCGTTTGGACAACACATGGACCAGTCAAAGCAGTAAACCAGAAG GTGATATTAACGAAGGCATGTACAATAGGAACTCTGAGAACCATATGTGGAATAGGGATGGTGATTCCAGG GAAACCAGTCACCAAGTCCAAGATAATAATAAGCTTGATTACGGGAAACATTTTATATCTAGCAACAAGGAGGATAATGAGGGCATTGGAGAAAAACATCATCAAATGAGTAACAGCTCTCATGTTATGCAAAACTCTTATGGGAGGGAAGGTGGAACATATGAGCAGCAGCAAAATTGCTACCAGAGGGACAACTCGTATGGCCGGAAATCAGAGGATTCTAGCGGCATGCGTTTGACTGCACAAACAAG CAGGGTTGATCAGTTGAAGGAGAATAGTTCTATCGCACAGTTTGGCCATCCTGGATTTAACCCACTATCTGAG GGTATGATCCATCCAGCTAGTAATCCAAATCAAATGCAAATGGATTCTAATTTAAGAGGGAAAAATCAGACCTGGTCCACTCTGTCCCCTTCTCAACCTTTGCCCCAATCACATGAATCATCACCGAGATCCCGTTGGGATGATAAATTTGGTATCGGGGGACAATCGAGCAGCCCTACGTCTTATAAGCATGGAAACTCTATTGCAGAAAGCACATCCAGTCCTACATTTTCAAGGAATCAGCTTCAAACACAACATCTGTTTAATGTACCTGGTCCATCTAATCAAACAACATTACCTGGTTCTTCTGCAAAGCATGCACCTTCCAACCTTGCTCTATCTCAAGATACTTCTCAGCAAATTTTTGTCAACTCTGGTGGTCAACAATTCCCTGTTCTTGAAGCTGTTCCAGTTTCTCAGCCTCCTTTTATGTCAGGCATGCCTGCACGGGGTGGAGTATCAGTGAAGCCGCAGAGTTTGTGGACAAATAACCAAAGCCAGCAACATCTTTCTGGCATGGAAACTACTTCGTTGGCTTCAAAGGAGCTAAATGGTCTAAATACCCAGGACAGTGGATATAGATCATCTGAATTTGGCCATTCCCATACGAGTTTACAAGGATTCAATTCTGCACAAGAGAAACAGGAGGAAGAGAGGATGTTTGATGCTTCACAGACAGGGGTAAGGAATGTCTCCGATCCTAGTGATTTTGCCTCTGGTACATTGTTGAATCATTCGCACCTGCAGGATCTTGGTGGAATACATCATAATGACAGCAATGGCCTGGCTCCCTCTGCAAGAAATCTTGGATTTCTTGGCCATGCTTTAAAACATTCACATGGATTTCGTCATGACCACTCCCGGCTGCACCAAGTGCAGGGTACGAAGAATGAAGAGGCTGATCCAAGTAGGAGGGATCTGGATGTACAACAGGTAACTGCTATGGCAGGACAGCAGTCAATTTATGGTCATAACAAGGATGGTGAACTGAATTCTCCATCAGCTCACAAGTTATCGCCACTTGGAAATTCCAACGCAACAAATTTCCTGACGGATGCAAGAGAAGGTCTAAGTGTAAAAACTTCTTCAGAATCTGCCTTCCAAGCCCAAGGCATGGTTGCATTTGGTGAAAGTGATTCTCAGAGTCCATCTATTGGCAATGATGTGTTACCTAATTATGCTGAAACTTCTCAGCCCAATCTAAGCATGGCATCGAACTGGTTTAAACAGTATGGGACCTTCAGAAATGGGCAGATGCAACCAACGTATGATGCAAGGCTTGCTAGGTCTTCTGCAGGGCAGACCTCGCTTGTGAAGCCTTCGCAAAGCCTAAACATACATTCTTCTGTGGAACAGATAGATGCTTCTGAGGCTAACAGAGTATGGCCAAGTACAGCTACCAATTTGGTAACAAGCGAACCCTTTGTAGCCCCTTATGTGTTACCTTCAGAAGTCATTGATGAAACTATGGCGATCGTGAGACCAAAGAAACGCAAAATTGAAACATCAGAGCTTCTACCATGGCACAAAGTGACAGAAGGTTCCAAAAGGGTTCAAGATGTCAG TCTGGCAGAGCAAGAATGGGCCTTGTCATGCAATCGGCTGACTGAGAAA GTTGGACATGAGTTTGAAATGATTGAAGATGGACGTCCAATCCTTCGATCTAAGAGAAGGCTTATCTTCACAACACAGTTTCTGCAGCAATTGCTCGGCCCTGCACCAGCATCCATTCTCTCAGCAGACGCTGCTTTGTACTATGATAGTGTGACATATTTTGTTGCTAAATTATCATTAGGGGATGCGTGCACCCTGACCTGCAGCAGCAGTACTGATGCGCCACTGAACGACAGTAATAC GATTGGGGAAAAGCCTAAAGTTTCTGAAAATACTGAAATGCAGTATTTA